The following nucleotide sequence is from Acinetobacter equi.
GTCACGTGCGCCTTTTGTAATGGGCAAATCAGACAGTGCATATGGCCGCAGTCAAAAGATTGAAGATACCACCATGGGATGGCGCTTTATTAATCCAAAACTGAAAGAACTGTATGGCGTAGAAACCATGCCGCAAACCGCTGAAAATGTTGCTGAACAGTTCAATATTAACCGTGTAGATCAAGATAAGTTTGCTTTAGAAAGTCAACAGCGTACGGCAGCCGCACAAGCCAAAGACTTCTTTAAAAACGAAATTATCCCTGTCAGTATCCCACAGCGTAAAGGTGAAACGATTGTGTTGGATACCGATGAACATCCACGTTCGTCAACCACAGCAGAAGGCTTAGCCAAGCTTAAACCTGTAGTAAAAGCCGATGGGACTGTGACAGCAGGCAATGCATCAGGAATCAATGACGGTGCAGCAGCAGTTCTGATTGCATCAGATGAAGCTGTAGAAAAATATGGCTTAATACCACGTGCCAAAATTATTTCTTCAACTGTCGTAGGTGTAGAGCCACGCATCATGGGCTTTGGTCCAGCTCCAGCAATCAAAAAGCTTCTTGATCAAACAGGTCTAACTCTAGATCAGATGGATGTCATTGAACTGAATGAAGCCTTTGCAGCTCAAGCATTGGCATGTACTCGAGATTTAGGCTTGGCGGATGATGAAGCTCGAGTTAATCCAAATGGCGGGGCCATCGCGATAGGTCATCCACTGGGTGCTTCCGGTGCACGTCTAGTAGCGACAGCCCTAAACCAGCTTGAAGCATTAGATGGAAATTATGCACTTTGCTCAATGTGTATTGGTGTGGGTCAGGGTATCGCTTTGATTATTAAACGTGATTAAATGAAAATTAAAGATGTAAAATAAAACTAAAATTAATTAGAAGTGGGTTAGATAAAAACTCACTTCAATAATCAACAAAGAGATTTATTGACACTTAGTATGGATAAAACTTATTCTATATCAATCTTAATGAACTAAATGACAGGTGTTATTTATTTAACATAATATACATTATACGAAGTATTTAATAAAAAAACTCATACCTTAATATTAGTTTTTTTATTTATCTGATTACAATAAAACTTTTCCTATGCCTGTAAATCAACTATCAAAGAAAATAAATGAATTATTCCATGAGTTCATAGAACTTATTTTTTGGCTTAGCAGATGCAGATATAAATAAAGATATTTTCATTCATAATTACGAGCCTCTAAATTTCATTTATTTAAGCTAGCGACTTTATAAACACATAAAATTTTTCCCAACCTAGCAACAACTCACTGTTGATTTTTCAAAGAAAGTTCATTTCACCATTTTCACAAATTAATCTAAATTACAATGATATAAAAACCACCGTATTTTTACGGCCCTATTATTTTATTTATACATCAGTATAATTTTTACAAAGAACTACACTTATTTGAAATTATAAAAGCATTTCTTCATGTTGACCAACTGAGTGATAGTTGCGATTAAAATAAACAAGACCTTGATGCTGCTGATTTTTATTAATTGCAATAATAGGACAAATAAAAACAGTATGTGTCCCAATCTCCTGAATTTTATCAATATAACAATCAA
It contains:
- the pcaF gene encoding 3-oxoadipyl-CoA thiolase, with translation MKNAYIIDAIRTPFGRYAGGLAPIRADDLGALPIKALMERNPSVNWEQVDDVIYGCANQAGEDNRNVGRMSALLAGLPYQVPATTVNRLCGSSLDAIAMAARAIKANEADLIIAGGVESMSRAPFVMGKSDSAYGRSQKIEDTTMGWRFINPKLKELYGVETMPQTAENVAEQFNINRVDQDKFALESQQRTAAAQAKDFFKNEIIPVSIPQRKGETIVLDTDEHPRSSTTAEGLAKLKPVVKADGTVTAGNASGINDGAAAVLIASDEAVEKYGLIPRAKIISSTVVGVEPRIMGFGPAPAIKKLLDQTGLTLDQMDVIELNEAFAAQALACTRDLGLADDEARVNPNGGAIAIGHPLGASGARLVATALNQLEALDGNYALCSMCIGVGQGIALIIKRD